One genomic region from Amycolatopsis sp. FBCC-B4732 encodes:
- the hrpA gene encoding ATP-dependent RNA helicase HrpA: MSTPSPFAELRARLPELMPRDELRLRRRLDGARKARDRDAALAQISADVEKAELRVQSRRESVPKIEFPEELPVSRLKGEIAAAIEKHQVVIVAGETGSGKTTQLPKICLELGRGIRGQIGHTQPRRLAARTVADRIAGELKTELGDTVGYKVRFTDQSGQDTLVKLMTDGILLAEIQTDRSLRQYDTLIIDEAHERSLNIDFILGYLKQLLPRRPDLKVIITSATIDPERFSQHFDDAPIVEVSGRTYPVETRYRPLVDPDDPEGDDERDQTQGILDAVEELCAEGPGDILVFLSGEREIRDTADVLNRADLRGTEVLPLYARLSAAEQHRIFQSHAGRRVVLATNVAETSLTVPGIKYVVDPGTARISRYSHRTKVQRLPIEPVSQASANQRKGRCGRTSDGICIRLYSEEDFESRPEFTDPEILRTNLASVILQMTSLGLGDIAAFPFVEPPDRRQVADGIGLLQELGAFDSAAAGNSDRRLTDTGRKLAQLPVDPRMGRMVLEAAKNGCVREVMIIAAALSIQDPRERPADKQQAADAQHARFADPTSDFLAYLNLWEYVAEQQKALSGNQFRRMCRTEYLNYLRLREWQDIFSQLRQLAKPLGISLNTNASPVDPQRVHTSLIAGLLSHIGLKDPAKGDYLGARGARFGVFPGSALFKKQPRWVMSAELVETSRLWARVNARIEPEWVEPLAQHVVKRNYSEPHWERKQGAVMATEKVTLYGVPLIADRRVNYGRIDPEVSRAMFIRHALVEGDWQTRHHFFAENRALLEEVEDLENRARRRDILVDDQTLYEFYDSRVPDDVVSVRHFDSWWKKARHEQPDLLSFEKSMLINETAGGVRESDYPDSWTQGTQVFKLTYQFEPGADADGVTVHVPLPVLNQVTPDGFDWQVPGLREELVTQLIKSLPKALRRNFVPAPDTAKYVLSRVSPSDGPLLEVLGRELRALRGITVPYADWDLSSVPEHLKTTFRVVDERGKKVAEGKDVEALQRQLAPKVRETISKAANTLEKAGLTKPSFGSLPKVFESTQRGHDVKAYPALVDEGASVAVRMLDTPGQQAHAMWSGTRRMLRLNLNSPMKFITRSLSNSSKLVLNRNPHGSVAALLEDCVDCAVDALMTAGGGPVWDETGFKVLLEKVRAGLHPEVLGVLTDVEKILRAANDVEVLLPATRGPAESLADIRAQLAALIYPGFVTETGASRLRNLVRYLQGISRRLEKLPTEPTRDLQRTADVAWIQAEYADALASLPPGTSSPALREVRWMIEELRVSFFAQTLGTAHPVSLKRITKAIDDALA, encoded by the coding sequence ATGTCCACGCCATCCCCCTTCGCAGAACTGCGGGCGCGCCTGCCCGAGCTGATGCCGCGCGACGAACTGCGTCTGCGCCGCCGGCTCGACGGTGCCCGCAAAGCCCGTGACCGCGATGCCGCCCTCGCCCAGATCTCCGCCGACGTCGAGAAGGCCGAGCTGCGCGTGCAGTCGCGGCGCGAGAGCGTGCCCAAGATCGAGTTCCCCGAAGAGCTGCCGGTCAGCAGGCTCAAGGGCGAGATCGCGGCCGCCATCGAGAAGCACCAGGTCGTGATCGTCGCGGGAGAGACCGGCTCGGGCAAGACCACCCAGCTGCCGAAGATCTGCCTCGAGCTCGGCCGCGGCATCCGCGGGCAGATCGGGCACACCCAGCCCCGCCGGCTCGCCGCGCGCACGGTCGCCGACCGGATCGCCGGCGAGCTGAAGACCGAGCTCGGCGACACCGTCGGCTACAAGGTCCGGTTCACCGACCAGTCCGGGCAGGACACGCTGGTCAAGCTGATGACCGACGGCATCCTGCTCGCCGAGATCCAGACCGACCGCTCGCTGCGCCAGTACGACACGCTGATCATCGACGAGGCCCACGAGCGCAGCCTCAACATCGACTTCATCCTCGGCTACCTCAAGCAGCTGCTGCCGCGCCGCCCCGACCTCAAGGTCATCATCACCTCGGCCACCATCGACCCGGAGCGCTTCTCCCAGCACTTCGACGACGCGCCGATCGTCGAGGTCTCCGGCCGGACGTACCCGGTCGAGACGCGCTACCGGCCGCTCGTCGACCCCGACGACCCGGAGGGCGACGACGAGCGGGACCAGACCCAGGGCATCCTCGACGCCGTCGAGGAGCTGTGCGCCGAGGGACCCGGCGACATCCTCGTGTTCCTCTCCGGCGAGCGCGAGATCCGCGACACCGCGGACGTGCTCAACCGCGCGGACCTGCGCGGCACCGAGGTCCTGCCGCTGTACGCGCGGCTGTCGGCGGCCGAGCAGCACCGCATCTTCCAGTCCCACGCCGGGCGGCGCGTGGTGCTCGCGACCAACGTCGCCGAGACGTCGCTGACCGTGCCGGGCATCAAGTACGTCGTCGACCCGGGCACGGCGCGGATCTCCCGCTACAGCCACCGGACCAAGGTGCAGCGGCTGCCGATCGAACCGGTGTCGCAGGCGTCGGCGAACCAGCGCAAGGGCCGCTGCGGCCGCACGTCCGACGGCATCTGCATCCGGCTCTACTCCGAAGAGGACTTCGAGAGCCGCCCGGAGTTCACCGACCCCGAGATCCTGCGGACCAACCTGGCGTCGGTCATCCTGCAGATGACGTCGCTGGGGCTGGGCGACATCGCCGCGTTCCCGTTCGTCGAGCCGCCGGACCGCCGCCAGGTCGCCGACGGCATCGGCCTGCTGCAGGAGCTGGGCGCGTTCGACAGCGCGGCCGCCGGGAACAGCGACCGGCGCCTCACCGACACCGGCCGCAAGCTCGCGCAGCTGCCGGTCGACCCGCGGATGGGCCGGATGGTCCTGGAAGCGGCAAAGAACGGCTGCGTCCGCGAGGTCATGATCATCGCCGCCGCACTGTCCATCCAGGACCCGCGCGAGCGGCCGGCGGACAAGCAGCAGGCGGCCGACGCCCAGCACGCGCGCTTCGCCGACCCGACGTCGGACTTCCTCGCCTACCTCAACCTGTGGGAGTACGTCGCCGAGCAGCAGAAGGCGTTGTCCGGCAACCAGTTCCGCCGGATGTGCCGCACCGAGTACCTGAACTACCTGCGCCTGCGGGAGTGGCAGGACATCTTCAGCCAGCTGCGCCAGCTGGCCAAGCCGCTCGGCATCTCGCTGAACACGAACGCGTCCCCGGTGGACCCGCAGCGCGTGCACACGTCGCTGATCGCCGGGCTGTTGTCGCACATCGGGCTCAAGGATCCCGCGAAGGGCGACTACCTGGGCGCGCGCGGCGCCCGCTTCGGCGTGTTCCCCGGCTCGGCGCTGTTCAAGAAGCAGCCGCGCTGGGTGATGTCGGCCGAGCTGGTCGAGACGTCGAGGCTGTGGGCGCGGGTCAACGCGCGCATCGAGCCCGAATGGGTCGAGCCGCTGGCCCAGCACGTCGTCAAGCGGAACTACTCCGAGCCGCACTGGGAACGCAAGCAGGGCGCGGTGATGGCGACGGAGAAGGTGACGCTCTACGGCGTCCCGCTGATCGCCGACCGCCGCGTCAACTACGGCCGGATCGACCCGGAAGTGTCGCGGGCGATGTTCATCCGGCACGCGCTGGTCGAGGGCGATTGGCAGACGCGGCACCACTTCTTCGCCGAGAACCGGGCGCTGCTGGAAGAGGTCGAGGACCTCGAGAACCGGGCGCGGCGCCGGGACATCCTCGTCGACGACCAGACGCTGTACGAGTTCTACGACTCCCGGGTCCCGGACGACGTCGTTTCGGTGCGGCACTTCGACAGCTGGTGGAAGAAGGCCCGGCACGAGCAGCCGGACCTGCTGTCGTTCGAGAAGTCCATGCTCATCAACGAAACCGCGGGCGGCGTGCGGGAGTCGGACTACCCCGACTCGTGGACGCAGGGCACGCAGGTCTTCAAGCTGACCTACCAGTTCGAGCCGGGCGCGGACGCCGACGGCGTCACCGTGCACGTCCCGCTGCCGGTGCTGAACCAGGTGACGCCGGACGGGTTCGACTGGCAGGTACCGGGTCTGCGCGAAGAGCTGGTCACCCAGCTGATCAAGTCGCTGCCGAAGGCGTTGCGGCGCAACTTCGTCCCGGCGCCGGACACGGCCAAGTACGTCCTTTCGCGAGTGTCCCCTTCGGACGGTCCGCTGCTGGAGGTGCTCGGGCGCGAGCTCCGGGCGCTGCGCGGGATCACGGTGCCGTACGCGGACTGGGACCTTTCGTCGGTGCCGGAGCACCTGAAGACGACGTTCCGCGTGGTCGACGAGCGCGGCAAGAAGGTGGCCGAGGGCAAGGACGTCGAAGCGCTGCAGCGGCAGCTGGCCCCGAAGGTCCGCGAGACGATCTCGAAGGCGGCCAACACGCTGGAGAAGGCCGGGCTGACGAAACCGTCGTTCGGCTCGCTGCCGAAGGTGTTCGAGTCGACCCAGCGCGGCCACGACGTCAAGGCGTACCCGGCACTGGTCGACGAAGGTGCGTCGGTGGCGGTGCGCATGCTGGACACCCCGGGCCAGCAGGCTCATGCGATGTGGTCGGGCACGCGGCGGATGCTGCGGCTGAACCTGAACTCGCCGATGAAGTTCATCACGAGGTCGCTGTCCAACTCCTCGAAGCTGGTGCTGAACCGCAACCCGCACGGCAGCGTCGCGGCCCTGCTCGAAGACTGCGTCGACTGCGCGGTGGACGCGCTGATGACCGCCGGCGGCGGCCCGGTCTGGGACGAGACCGGGTTCAAGGTGCTGCTGGAGAAGGTCCGCGCCGGCCTGCACCCCGAGGTCCTCGGCGTGCTGACGGACGTCGAGAAGATCCTCCGCGCGGCGAACGACGTCGAGGTCCTGCTGCCGGCCACGCGCGGTCCCGCGGAGTCGCTCGCCGACATCCGCGCGCAGCTCGCCGCGCTGATCTACCCGGGTTTCGTGACGGAGACGGGTGCCTCGCGGCTGCGGAACCTCGTGCGTTACCTGCAGGGCATCTCGCGCCGGCTGGAGAAGCTGCCCACGGAGCCGACGCGCGACCTGCAGCGCACCGCCGACGTCGCGTGGATCCAGGCCGAGTACGCCGACGCGCTGGCCTCGCTGCCGCCGGGCACGTCGTCCCCGGCGTTGCGCGAGGTGCGGTGGATGATCGAGGAGCTGCGGGTTTCGTTCTTCGCGCAGACCTTGGGGACGGCCCACCCGGTGTCGCTGAAGCGGATCACGAAGGCGATCGACGACGCCCTGGCGTGA
- a CDS encoding TIGR03084 family metal-binding protein has translation MIDYGLDLSAVPRERALQDLVAEGDELDALVSTEPDWSRPTPAEGWTIAHQLAHLAAADANVLTAIRTPEAFDVVPKDADLDAAAGAAEPRPELLERWRGGRAELADALGDVPLDHTFPWFGSQVTAVLMVPLRLMETWAHGQDVFDALGVVHRPTGRLRHVAALGVAGRELSFSAAQSPMPGEPFRVELTGPGGELWTWGPEDAAQRVQGSALDFCLRVTHRRSRAETGLTAVGEDADEWLDIARVFL, from the coding sequence ATGATCGACTACGGGCTCGACCTCTCCGCGGTACCGCGCGAACGCGCACTCCAGGACCTGGTGGCCGAGGGCGACGAGCTCGACGCCCTGGTCTCGACGGAGCCCGACTGGTCCCGGCCGACCCCGGCCGAAGGCTGGACGATCGCGCACCAGCTCGCCCACCTCGCCGCGGCCGACGCCAACGTGCTCACCGCCATCCGCACGCCCGAAGCCTTCGACGTCGTGCCGAAGGACGCCGACCTCGATGCCGCGGCGGGCGCCGCCGAACCGCGGCCGGAGCTGCTCGAACGCTGGCGCGGCGGCCGGGCCGAACTCGCGGACGCGCTCGGCGACGTGCCGCTGGACCACACCTTCCCCTGGTTCGGCTCGCAGGTCACCGCGGTCCTGATGGTGCCGCTCCGGCTGATGGAAACCTGGGCGCACGGCCAGGACGTCTTCGACGCGCTCGGCGTCGTGCACCGGCCCACCGGGCGGCTCCGGCACGTCGCCGCCTTGGGCGTCGCCGGGCGGGAGCTGTCGTTCTCCGCGGCGCAGTCGCCGATGCCGGGCGAGCCGTTCCGCGTCGAGCTCACCGGTCCCGGCGGCGAGCTCTGGACCTGGGGTCCCGAAGACGCCGCGCAACGCGTGCAGGGCAGCGCGCTCGACTTCTGCCTCCGGGTCACCCACCGCCGGTCCCGCGCCGAAACCGGCCTCACCGCGGTCGGCGAAGACGCGGACGAGTGGCTCGACATCGCGCGCGTCTTCCTCTGA
- a CDS encoding sialidase family protein produces MSLGVSSAKRRIFATLTALLLPLAVVLAPAAQAAEPRHDVPNPLLKERFAEGEEEDGDDPALSALCQTYIGKPNPYRPLVPNRDVIDGDTIVPTGSQTGCSTAQNETTIAVNPENPRNIVAGSNDYRLYNTRESRNDSGGFAYTSFDGGKTWANVRLPHLDFPTGAAAPLSYMDAAGDPAIAFGPHNTVYYSTLVFSRAAVPDDQQQASGIAVSVSHDGGRSFGDPAILHLDGVTPAGTPTPANIFNDKEWIAADPVSGTVYVTWTQFTYDAAGNFVESPIVLSKSGDFGRTWSPARRVSPSLTGFPGGITPFGSGSNPVVTRDGTLQIAYETSVCATAACDRPADHDAIVVATSRDGGRTFRHAEVGLDFDFPVDEGVANNALTGENFRVNSFPQLAYDRVTDHLWVTWADDRHGTYRDGESVKTDGDAFLSGSDGRHGWSAPVKIGTGADEVFPAVAALAGRVAVTFYTRAYDPHGIGLDYAYATGWGDGAGTAPIRRITTQTSNPQVQFVAAGAVTGKELQGVFIGDYTAAAVGADFRLYPCWTDFRGNPGRTLPNQDVVTQPLSMFP; encoded by the coding sequence ATGTCCTTGGGTGTTTCGTCCGCCAAGCGAAGAATCTTCGCCACGCTCACCGCTCTCCTCTTGCCGCTCGCCGTCGTGCTCGCCCCGGCCGCGCAAGCCGCCGAGCCGCGGCACGACGTGCCGAACCCGTTGCTCAAAGAACGTTTCGCCGAGGGGGAAGAGGAGGACGGCGACGACCCCGCGCTGTCCGCGCTCTGCCAGACCTACATCGGCAAGCCGAACCCGTACCGGCCGCTGGTGCCCAACCGCGACGTCATCGACGGCGACACCATCGTGCCGACCGGCAGCCAGACCGGCTGCAGCACCGCCCAGAACGAAACGACCATCGCCGTCAACCCCGAGAACCCGCGCAACATCGTCGCCGGGTCCAACGACTACCGGCTCTACAACACCCGCGAGTCTCGCAACGACTCCGGCGGTTTCGCCTACACCTCGTTCGACGGCGGCAAGACCTGGGCGAACGTTCGGCTGCCGCACCTGGACTTCCCGACCGGGGCGGCCGCGCCACTGTCGTACATGGACGCGGCGGGCGACCCGGCCATCGCGTTCGGACCGCACAACACCGTCTACTACTCGACGCTCGTCTTCAGCCGGGCCGCGGTCCCGGACGACCAGCAGCAGGCCAGCGGCATCGCCGTGTCGGTGTCGCACGACGGCGGGCGCAGCTTCGGCGACCCGGCGATCCTGCACCTCGACGGCGTCACGCCGGCCGGCACCCCGACGCCCGCGAACATCTTCAACGACAAGGAGTGGATCGCCGCCGACCCCGTGTCGGGCACGGTGTACGTCACCTGGACGCAGTTCACCTACGACGCCGCCGGCAACTTCGTCGAATCGCCGATCGTGCTGTCGAAGTCCGGCGACTTCGGCCGGACGTGGTCGCCGGCGCGCCGTGTTTCGCCGTCGTTGACCGGCTTCCCGGGCGGCATCACGCCGTTCGGCAGCGGGTCGAACCCGGTGGTCACCCGCGACGGGACGCTCCAGATCGCCTACGAGACGTCGGTGTGCGCCACGGCGGCGTGCGACCGGCCGGCCGACCACGACGCCATCGTCGTGGCGACTTCGCGTGACGGCGGCCGGACCTTCCGGCACGCCGAGGTGGGGCTCGACTTCGACTTCCCGGTCGACGAAGGCGTCGCCAACAACGCGTTGACCGGGGAAAACTTCCGGGTCAACAGCTTCCCGCAGCTGGCGTACGACCGGGTGACCGACCACCTCTGGGTGACCTGGGCCGACGACCGCCACGGCACCTACCGCGACGGCGAGTCGGTCAAGACGGACGGGGACGCCTTCCTGAGCGGCTCCGACGGCCGGCACGGCTGGTCGGCGCCGGTGAAGATCGGCACGGGCGCCGACGAGGTGTTCCCAGCCGTCGCCGCGCTGGCCGGACGCGTGGCGGTCACCTTCTACACGCGCGCCTACGACCCGCACGGCATCGGCCTGGACTACGCCTACGCCACCGGGTGGGGCGACGGGGCCGGCACGGCCCCGATCCGGCGGATCACCACGCAGACGTCGAACCCGCAGGTGCAGTTCGTGGCGGCCGGCGCGGTCACCGGGAAGGAGCTCCAGGGCGTGTTCATCGGCGACTACACCGCGGCCGCGGTCGGCGCCGACTTCCGGCTGTACCCGTGCTGGACCGACTTCCGCGGCAACCCGGGCCGGACCCTGCCGAACCAGGACGTCGTGACGCAGCCGCTTTCGATGTTCCCTTGA
- a CDS encoding bifunctional 3'-5' exonuclease/DNA polymerase produces MQVIAGREEDGSFTVHTSSSTVTGLDEAGFARSARELEASLEPRWVFPSAESTYPVLVAAGVRVRRCYDVALAEGLLLAYEGADGQSRSLRAAWARANGEEAPPDSTAVELAQPTLFDTRVPTLPEGVTVVTAVRRVLAEQERRVAATGHPDRMRLLLAAESASALAAVEMSADGLPWRADLHEALLVSRLGPRVRPGERPKVLVELAAKISEAFGGRPVNPDSPPSVVRALARAGIEVPAARKYLLKGIDHPAVGPLLEYKELSRLYTANGWAWLEEWVADGRFRPHYVVGGVVSGRWASRGGGALQIPKVLRTCVRADPGWKLVVADAAQLEPRVLTALSGDRRLADVAAATDLYARLGEALFSGARWVPAADDDRDDRARAKIAMLSAMYGGTSGEAGPLLALLRQRFPDAVSYVEHAAQAGERGERVRSRLGRTSPAPSAAWRALTGGLASDEAGELKARRASRGWGRFTRNFVVQASAADMTAVMLATLRQRLPSPAHLVFFQHDEVIVHTPAELAAEVTTAITDSVAEAARMLFGPACPVRFPLHIAPVDTYADAK; encoded by the coding sequence GTGCAGGTGATCGCGGGTCGTGAGGAGGACGGGAGCTTCACCGTGCACACGTCGTCGTCGACGGTGACGGGGCTGGACGAAGCGGGTTTCGCCAGGTCGGCGCGCGAACTGGAGGCGTCGCTGGAGCCCCGGTGGGTGTTCCCCTCGGCGGAGTCGACGTACCCGGTGCTCGTCGCGGCCGGGGTGCGGGTGCGGCGCTGCTACGACGTCGCGCTGGCGGAGGGGCTGCTGCTGGCGTATGAGGGCGCGGACGGGCAGTCGCGGAGCCTGCGCGCGGCCTGGGCCAGGGCGAACGGCGAGGAAGCGCCGCCGGACTCGACCGCCGTCGAGCTGGCGCAGCCGACGCTGTTCGACACGCGGGTGCCGACGCTGCCGGAGGGCGTGACGGTGGTCACGGCGGTCCGGCGCGTGCTGGCCGAGCAGGAGCGGCGGGTGGCCGCGACCGGGCACCCCGACCGGATGCGGCTGCTGCTGGCCGCCGAGTCGGCGAGCGCGCTGGCCGCCGTGGAGATGTCGGCCGACGGGCTGCCCTGGCGGGCTGACCTGCACGAGGCGCTGCTGGTCTCCCGGCTCGGCCCGCGGGTGCGGCCCGGCGAGCGGCCGAAGGTACTGGTGGAGCTGGCGGCGAAGATCAGCGAGGCGTTCGGCGGACGGCCGGTGAACCCGGACTCGCCGCCGAGCGTGGTCCGCGCGCTGGCGCGAGCCGGCATCGAGGTCCCGGCGGCGCGGAAGTACCTGCTCAAGGGCATCGACCACCCGGCGGTCGGGCCGCTGCTGGAGTACAAGGAGCTCTCGCGGCTGTACACGGCGAACGGGTGGGCGTGGCTCGAGGAGTGGGTCGCCGACGGGCGGTTCCGGCCGCACTACGTCGTGGGCGGGGTGGTGTCCGGGCGCTGGGCCAGCCGGGGCGGCGGCGCGCTGCAGATCCCGAAGGTGCTGCGCACCTGCGTCCGAGCCGATCCGGGCTGGAAGCTGGTGGTGGCCGACGCCGCCCAGCTGGAGCCCCGGGTGCTCACGGCGTTGTCGGGCGACCGGCGCCTGGCCGATGTCGCGGCGGCGACGGACCTGTACGCGCGGCTGGGCGAGGCGCTGTTCTCGGGCGCCCGCTGGGTCCCGGCAGCCGACGACGACCGCGACGACCGGGCGCGGGCGAAGATCGCGATGCTGTCGGCGATGTACGGCGGCACGTCCGGCGAAGCGGGCCCCCTGCTCGCGTTGCTGCGCCAGCGGTTCCCGGACGCGGTGTCCTATGTGGAGCACGCGGCCCAGGCGGGCGAACGCGGCGAGCGGGTCCGCTCCCGGCTGGGCCGCACGTCCCCGGCTCCGTCGGCGGCGTGGCGCGCGCTCACCGGCGGGCTGGCTTCGGACGAAGCGGGGGAGCTGAAGGCCCGCCGAGCCTCCCGCGGCTGGGGCCGGTTCACGCGCAACTTCGTCGTCCAGGCCAGCGCGGCCGACATGACGGCGGTCATGCTGGCGACGCTGCGGCAGCGCCTCCCGTCCCCCGCGCACCTGGTGTTCTTCCAGCACGACGAGGTCATCGTCCACACCCCGGCCGAGCTGGCGGCGGAGGTGACGACGGCGATCACGGACAGCGTGGCGGAGGCGGCGCGAATGCTCTTCGGCCCGGCCTGCCCGGTGCGGTTCCCGCTGCACATCGCCCCGGTGGACACCTACGCCGACGCGAAGTGA
- a CDS encoding acyl-CoA synthetase: MSLVELATQVADKVAETARSVDVMRRAGLVPFPRLDEGVRSLVAIRKFGPFAGANHISARRDPTAVGIVDELGPLTYKQLDDQSNALARAWSHRGIEPGQVVAALCRDHRGLVLTMAAAGKLGVRLLLMNTGFAKPQLADVAKREGVTALIYDQEFTGLLDAMPEGVGRYLAWVDPDSDLTGRDVPVLSEIIASTDDRPWPAPAKPGGFVLLTSGTTGTPKGAPRPHTSALASAQFLDRIPLRSNEATYMGAPLFHGTGLSQFILSFALGSTVVMRRKFTPEEALRGVAEHKCTALVLVPTMLQRIVDLPKETREKYDTSSLRIIFVAGSALSPDLGNRANEAFGPVVHNLYGSTEVAVATVATPEDWRKAPGTVGRAPVGCKVALYDPAGRRITEPHVTGRVFVGSGLSFGGYTDGRHKEIIDGLLSSGDVGHFDEDGLLFIDGRDDEMIVSGGENVFPIEVENLLVEREDVLEAAVIGVEDPEFGQRLKAFVVLADGVSPDADELRDYVKANLARYKVPRDVEFLDELPRNATGKVLRTKLS; encoded by the coding sequence ATGAGCCTGGTCGAGCTCGCCACGCAGGTGGCGGACAAGGTGGCCGAGACGGCCCGCAGCGTCGACGTGATGCGGCGCGCGGGGCTCGTCCCCTTCCCCCGGCTCGACGAGGGGGTCCGCTCGCTGGTCGCGATCCGCAAGTTCGGGCCGTTCGCCGGCGCGAACCACATCTCCGCGCGCCGCGACCCGACCGCCGTTGGCATCGTCGACGAGCTCGGGCCGCTCACCTACAAGCAGCTCGACGACCAGTCGAACGCGCTGGCCAGGGCGTGGTCGCACCGCGGCATCGAGCCGGGCCAGGTCGTGGCCGCGCTGTGCCGCGACCACCGCGGCCTGGTCCTCACGATGGCGGCGGCGGGCAAGCTCGGCGTCCGCCTGCTGCTGATGAACACCGGGTTCGCGAAGCCGCAGCTGGCCGACGTCGCCAAGCGCGAAGGCGTCACCGCGCTGATCTACGACCAGGAGTTCACCGGCCTGCTCGACGCGATGCCCGAGGGCGTCGGCCGCTACCTCGCCTGGGTCGACCCGGACAGCGACCTGACCGGCCGGGACGTACCGGTGCTGAGCGAGATCATCGCGAGCACCGACGACCGGCCGTGGCCCGCGCCGGCCAAGCCGGGCGGGTTCGTCCTGCTCACCAGCGGCACGACCGGCACCCCGAAGGGCGCGCCGCGGCCGCACACGTCGGCGCTGGCGTCGGCGCAGTTCCTCGACCGGATCCCGTTGCGGTCCAACGAGGCCACGTACATGGGCGCACCGCTGTTCCACGGCACCGGGCTCTCGCAGTTCATCCTCTCCTTCGCGCTCGGCTCGACGGTCGTGATGCGCCGCAAGTTCACCCCGGAGGAGGCGCTGCGCGGCGTCGCCGAGCACAAGTGCACCGCGCTCGTGCTGGTGCCGACGATGCTGCAGCGGATCGTCGACCTGCCGAAGGAAACCCGCGAGAAGTACGACACGTCGTCGCTGCGGATCATCTTCGTGGCCGGCTCGGCGCTGTCGCCGGACCTGGGCAACCGCGCGAACGAGGCGTTCGGGCCGGTGGTGCACAACCTGTACGGCTCGACCGAGGTCGCGGTGGCGACGGTCGCGACGCCGGAGGACTGGCGGAAGGCCCCGGGCACGGTCGGCCGCGCGCCGGTCGGCTGCAAGGTGGCGCTGTACGACCCGGCCGGCCGCCGCATCACCGAGCCGCACGTGACCGGCCGCGTCTTCGTGGGCAGCGGCCTCAGCTTCGGCGGCTACACCGACGGCCGCCACAAGGAGATCATCGACGGCCTGCTGTCCAGCGGCGACGTCGGCCACTTCGACGAGGACGGCCTGCTGTTCATCGACGGCCGCGACGACGAGATGATCGTCTCCGGCGGCGAGAACGTGTTCCCGATCGAGGTGGAGAACCTCTTGGTGGAGCGCGAAGACGTCCTCGAGGCGGCGGTGATCGGCGTCGAGGACCCGGAGTTCGGCCAGCGGCTGAAGGCGTTCGTGGTGCTGGCGGACGGGGTTTCACCGGACGCCGACGAACTCCGCGACTACGTCAAGGCGAACCTGGCGCGGTACAAGGTGCCGCGGGACGTCGAGTTCCTCGACGAGCTGCCGCGCAACGCGACCGGGAAGGTGTTGCGCACCAAGCTTTCCTGA